The DNA segment TTTCTTCTATTAAATTCATAATGTGTATCTTCCTTCTCATCTCTTTTAAGCCAACTGGCAATAAAAGCTAATATTACTCCTCCTAAGATTCCTCCTATATGTGCAAAGTAATCCACATTAGGTAATATATCACTTAGAACAAAAACTATTATCAATATAAGAAATTCATAAAAATAGAATTTTCTATCTTTTAGCATATCGTAAATTATATAAAAGGAGAGTATTCCAAATATTCCTCCAGAGGCTCCCGCAGAAGCAGTATTTGGAGGAAATAGGAAAAGACTAAAGATATTTCCTAAAAGACCAGAGAAAAGAAACACTACGTACTCCATTTTGCCAGCCTTAGAACCAAATAAGGAATAGATTACTAGAAGAGCTATAGTATTAAATCCTGCGTCAAGAAGGCTATTTGTAACAAATATCGAAGTTAAAAGCGAAATATAATCGCCTTTAAAGACTAAATAATTTACTTGGATCAAATAGATAAAAATGGAAGGGTAGTATATGCTAGTTAATAATCCTATTACGTAACCTAGAACTACTAAAAAAGCTAATATTAAAGTCTCTCTCATAATACATGAGTTAGATACATTAGTACTAAAGATAATGCTATCATCACTGCCCATATTTTTACGTTCCATCTCATAATTTTCATTCCGTCTAAAACCCAGAAAGGCAATAAATTAAAGAACGCAACTACGGAGTTGAACATTGCTATATAAAAGAATAATAAACCTACTAACGATTGTGAGAACAAATATGCTAGATAAAATATAGCTGAGATGACTAAGTTTGTAGCTGGACCTGCAGTAGCGGTTATTCCATCTAATTTTTTGTTAGCTCTGAAGAAGTTGCATGAAATTAAGGTGTAACCAGAAAAGAAAACTATTGCTAATCCAAATAAATTGATTATTGAAGTGGCTAAAAACCCAGAGAAACTTAAGGAGAATCTGGAAAAACAACCGTATTTTCTAGCTACTTGCCTGTGAGCTAATTCATGCGGTATCACAGCTATTGTTGCGGCTATTAAAGTAAATAATACTATAAGCAATGAAAAATAAAGTGGATATCCTTTTATGATGCTATAAATTAGTTCTCCAATTCCAAAAGTTGATATAGAAAATATTGCAAGCAAAAACGCTACGACCTCATTAATATTCCTAAACCGCCATTCTAGTTCATCAAGCTTACTCAAGTTTATCTAGATTCATTATGACTTATAATATAAATTTCTGACTCAAACATTAGCTTTATTCTCCTCATAGTTACTTACATAAGAAAATTGAGGAGCCTCGATCTTCCATATTAATGCGTTATCTTCTACATTCTTAGCTATTAGGAATTTTTCATTATTTTTACCTATAATTTTTTCCGAATTTGCATTAAACTTCTTTTTAAATATATTAAATGTCTCAAAGACAACGAATTTATAGATAAATGGCATGGAAAATTTCATACAATCTTTTGTTGATGCATAGTTTAAGAGCTTCTCTACTGCATAATTAAAAACTTGAGGATCAATTATTAGCACTTCGCTTATTTCATCATAATTTGTGATAACTGCGAACATTTGTTTTGAAGTTAAAGAAGATGTTATCCAAAATTCAAATATTCTAGAATAATATTTGCATTCCTCAATATTAGATATTGGTTTTATATAAGTGGAATAATATTTTGTACCTTCATTTAGGAAATCAATAACAATTTCAGCAAATGTTCTCTTGTCTATTCCTAATCTATTAAGTTCATTAAATAAAGAGCTTGAAAAAGAAACTAAGTGACCAGAATTACTTATGAAGTTTACTCCTTTTTCTTCTTGCTGTAGTTTATCTATACTAATTTCGAATAACACAAAAAATTAATTTATATCAAATCCTTATATACTTTGCATATGCCTCGGCTTCTATTCTCATATTTTTAGAAAGGAGTTTTCCTAAAAGCTCTTTATCATCTTTGCTTGGATTGTATTCTTTTAGAATTTTTTCCACTTCTTCCAAAAGGTTTAATGCTTCATCAAGCGAGCGCATAAATTATTTTCCTTTCATTAAGATAAATAGGTTCCATTCATAAAACCGGTATTTCCCAAACGATTTTATCCTATGTAAGTTTTCTTATAATCATGAAACGTTCAATTTTTATAATAGCCGTTTGGGTTCTTATTGCATTACTTCTAGCTCCCATTACACTTAATATTCAATCCCATTTTGTTTATAGTGATTCTCCGTTTTTAACTACTCAATATCAAAGCGTCAAAGTGGAAAATATTCTAAAAGAGTATTTTAATTACACTAAAGAGTCAGAGCTTTTTGTAATAATTAACGGAAGTTATAATGAATCACTAGAAAAAATTAACGCTTCGTTACATTACCTTTATGACGCAAAGCTAATAACACCTTATGAGTACATTTCGCAAGTCAATTCGTCTTATATGTCGTTTGTAAATCCAATAATAAAAGAATATGAGAAGAATTTATCTTATGCTATAGAGCTTTATCATAATTTGACAGTAGAAAGAGAAGAATTACTGAGTAATTTATCTTGGTTCTATTATCAGCTAAATGTAACTTTTAAAGAAGGGCACAATGTAACTCCTTCAAGCTATGTTACTATGTACGAAGAATACTTAGAAGAAACTCATAACCCAATACTTGCTGGTGTAAAAACTTTTGATGATCCGTTTATTTTACTTTTTTCTATAAATAACTATACAAACGAGTCTCTAATCAAAGAAACATTGGACACTTTCTCAAACTATTCCTACTTAATTTATAAGCTTACTGGAAAATATTTTCCTTTATGTGCATTACAGAATACGTCTGTATACGTTTTGCATGAAGTAGAGAGTAAAATTCCTCCGCCTCCTATAAGATTATGTAATTTTCATAGGGGAAATACGTGGATATTTATAGTTCAAGTTCCAGATAACGAAAGTTTAACTAATGTTGAGGAATTTATGCAGAATACTCCAGCAATAGTAACTGGTCATTTTGCAATTTATGCACAATCCGCATACTATACTCAGCAGGATCTTAAGATAATTGATTTAGTAACTATTATTCTAGTGGGCTCATTACTTGTAATATTACTTAGAGCGTTATTTCCTATAGTTTTCCTAATTTTTAGTGCAGTTCTAGGAATAGAGATTGCTTATAGTTTACTTTATTTAGCAACTTTTGCTGGATACAAAATTTATTATATATCTGGTCTAGTAATTCCTCCTATCGTCTTTGGTATAACTATAGATTACTCCATCCTCTTTATGTATAGATATTTTGAGGAAGTTAAGAAGAATTCAAATAATGCCTTAAGGATGGCCTTTAGAACAGCCGGCAAAGGAGCAATATTTAGCGGACTTAGCATAACAATTGGGTTTTCTTCATTTCTGCTATCTCCTTCTCCCTTACTTAAGAATATAGGAGAAGCTCTAATAATCGCCTCCCTTTCAGCTCTAATTCCTGCAATCTTATTTAATTATACTGCACTTAAAATTGTTAGCTTAAGGCTTCTTAGTTTTCCAAGGAAAGAAGTTCCTAACCCTATAGATGTAAGACAAAAATACTTAAGAGACGTTTCAGAATTTTCAATTAAGCATAAATTTTACGTAATAGGGATAATGGTAATCTTAGCCCTAGTCTCTTTTTCAGTGTTTTTTACCCATACTACTACCGTTAATTTTACCGAGATAGTACCTTCAAGTTCAGAAACGATAATTGGTGAGAATATACTTTCTAATTATTTCAATTATAGTATAGATTACATAATAATAAAAGGCAATCCTAATTTAACTTATGATAAAATTTACAACGTGAGTAAGGAAATTATTGACTGCGGAGGTTTGGCTTATGGACCTGCTTCATTTGGAAAATTCATTACTAGAAATTTAACTTATTTAGAAAATATTTATTCTTCACATAACTATTCTCTTATTGAAGCTTACATTCCTTATCCAGTATTTAGTAAAGGGGCGATCTCTTTTACTCAAAAGTTGATCAATCAAGGCTATATGGTTGGAGGAAGTAATGCGGACAGAATAGATATAGTAAATAATACCGTTAGCACATACTATGGATTTACGTTACCTCTCACAATAATTTTGATAACAGCATATATTGCTTTAGTACTAAGGTCAATAGTTGTTCCAATTAGATTATCCTTAACCTTATTAGTAAGTTCTCTAGTAGGAGTTGCAATAATGTTTGAAGTATTCAAGGAAGTCTACTGGCTTTCTCCGCTTATAGTGTTTGCACTTTTATTTAGCCTAGGTATTGATTACGATATGTTCATAATATTAAGGATAAAAGAAGAGAAAGGAAAAGACGAGGATGAGAGAATAATTAAAGGAGTAACATATACTGGATTAGTA comes from the Acidianus infernus genome and includes:
- a CDS encoding rhomboid family intramembrane serine protease, producing the protein MRETLILAFLVVLGYVIGLLTSIYYPSIFIYLIQVNYLVFKGDYISLLTSIFVTNSLLDAGFNTIALLVIYSLFGSKAGKMEYVVFLFSGLLGNIFSLFLFPPNTASAGASGGIFGILSFYIIYDMLKDRKFYFYEFLILIIVFVLSDILPNVDYFAHIGGILGGVILAFIASWLKRDEKEDTHYEFNRRNFNDNWNDYAALWIV
- a CDS encoding site-2 protease family protein, which produces MSKLDELEWRFRNINEVVAFLLAIFSISTFGIGELIYSIIKGYPLYFSLLIVLFTLIAATIAVIPHELAHRQVARKYGCFSRFSLSFSGFLATSIINLFGLAIVFFSGYTLISCNFFRANKKLDGITATAGPATNLVISAIFYLAYLFSQSLVGLLFFYIAMFNSVVAFFNLLPFWVLDGMKIMRWNVKIWAVMIALSLVLMYLTHVL
- a CDS encoding MMPL family transporter; its protein translation is MKRSIFIIAVWVLIALLLAPITLNIQSHFVYSDSPFLTTQYQSVKVENILKEYFNYTKESELFVIINGSYNESLEKINASLHYLYDAKLITPYEYISQVNSSYMSFVNPIIKEYEKNLSYAIELYHNLTVEREELLSNLSWFYYQLNVTFKEGHNVTPSSYVTMYEEYLEETHNPILAGVKTFDDPFILLFSINNYTNESLIKETLDTFSNYSYLIYKLTGKYFPLCALQNTSVYVLHEVESKIPPPPIRLCNFHRGNTWIFIVQVPDNESLTNVEEFMQNTPAIVTGHFAIYAQSAYYTQQDLKIIDLVTIILVGSLLVILLRALFPIVFLIFSAVLGIEIAYSLLYLATFAGYKIYYISGLVIPPIVFGITIDYSILFMYRYFEEVKKNSNNALRMAFRTAGKGAIFSGLSITIGFSSFLLSPSPLLKNIGEALIIASLSALIPAILFNYTALKIVSLRLLSFPRKEVPNPIDVRQKYLRDVSEFSIKHKFYVIGIMVILALVSFSVFFTHTTTVNFTEIVPSSSETIIGENILSNYFNYSIDYIIIKGNPNLTYDKIYNVSKEIIDCGGLAYGPASFGKFITRNLTYLENIYSSHNYSLIEAYIPYPVFSKGAISFTQKLINQGYMVGGSNADRIDIVNNTVSTYYGFTLPLTIILITAYIALVLRSIVVPIRLSLTLLVSSLVGVAIMFEVFKEVYWLSPLIVFALLFSLGIDYDMFIILRIKEEKGKDEDERIIKGVTYTGLVVTAAGLILAGAFFSLISADMRFLEEIGFSVGFSVIFDTFIVRPIFVPAIMSILKKYNWWPFAS